The following coding sequences are from one Malaciobacter pacificus window:
- the nuoH gene encoding NADH-quinone oxidoreductase subunit NuoH → METSIIIETIVKVVIVLAVFSALAGFTTYIERKVLAFMQRRLGPTNVGPYGLLQIAADGIKLFTKEDFIPANANKPIFMIAPIITAATAFISMSAIPFLPEFEMFGYVIRPIISDINVGVLFVLSVGGVGLYGPLLAGMASANKWALLGGARTAIQLLSYEVVSGLSLLAPLMMVGSLSLIDINNYQSGGVSDWIVWYQPLAFILFVIAGFAETNRTPFDLLEHEAELVAGYATEYSGMRWGMFFIGEYAALFTIAFLTALIFLGGFNDMWFIPGGLAIILKVMALIFFFLWTRAAWPHVRPDQLMWLCWKILMPLAVLNILVTGFVMMF, encoded by the coding sequence ATGGAAACAAGTATTATTATAGAAACTATTGTTAAAGTAGTAATAGTTCTTGCAGTTTTTTCTGCACTTGCTGGATTTACTACTTATATTGAGAGAAAAGTTTTAGCATTTATGCAAAGAAGATTAGGTCCAACAAATGTTGGACCTTATGGTTTGCTTCAAATTGCTGCTGATGGTATAAAATTATTTACAAAAGAGGATTTCATCCCAGCAAATGCAAATAAACCAATCTTTATGATTGCACCAATTATCACAGCAGCAACTGCCTTTATTTCAATGAGTGCTATTCCATTTTTACCAGAATTTGAAATGTTTGGTTATGTCATCAGACCAATTATTTCAGATATAAATGTTGGTGTATTATTTGTATTATCTGTTGGTGGTGTTGGATTATATGGACCACTTTTAGCTGGTATGGCTTCAGCAAATAAATGGGCTCTTTTAGGTGGAGCTAGAACAGCTATTCAACTTTTATCTTATGAAGTTGTATCAGGATTATCACTTCTTGCTCCATTAATGATGGTTGGAAGTTTATCATTAATTGATATTAATAACTATCAATCAGGTGGAGTTTCAGACTGGATTGTTTGGTATCAGCCATTAGCATTTATTTTATTTGTAATTGCTGGTTTTGCAGAAACAAATAGAACGCCATTTGATTTACTTGAACATGAAGCTGAGTTAGTTGCAGGTTATGCTACTGAGTATTCAGGTATGAGATGGGGTATGTTCTTTATTGGTGAATATGCAGCACTATTTACAATTGCATTTTTAACAGCACTTATTTTCTTAGGTGGATTTAATGATATGTGGTTTATCCCTGGTGGATTAGCAATTATCCTTAAAGTTATGGCTTTAATTTTCTTCTTCTTATGGACAAGAGCTGCTTGGCCACATGTTAGACCTGATCAATTAATGTGGTTATGTTGGAAAATCTTAATGCCATTAGCAGTACTAAATATTTTAGTTACTGGTTTTGTAATGATGTTTTAG
- a CDS encoding NADH-quinone oxidoreductase subunit C, whose protein sequence is MREYKNRQDVQRKSYFSDRFFVGPIVPRKNPNEDDIFTKDFEEINYSIHVKEAYIEHTHLVVIIDKSFLTACVKLLKDTLEYDMLMELSAIEYLASKGGYELFYEFLSLTKHKRIRIKCFLPKDEYIDSLTPFFASANWSEREMYDMLGVKVTGHPNMKRIIMPDDWYDHPLKKTYPLQGDEAASWYEVDKIFGKEARDIIGPEQRDPAAIDRYDTTRFARLGHEVPFNTDISQFEPETSISYEEEEGNTLVKKLKPEESVVLKRRR, encoded by the coding sequence ATGAGAGAGTATAAAAATAGACAAGATGTACAAAGAAAATCATATTTTTCTGATAGATTTTTTGTAGGACCAATAGTTCCTAGAAAGAATCCAAATGAAGATGATATATTTACTAAAGATTTTGAAGAGATTAACTACTCAATTCATGTAAAAGAAGCATACATTGAACATACACATTTAGTAGTAATTATCGATAAAAGTTTTTTAACTGCATGTGTAAAACTACTTAAAGATACTTTAGAATATGACATGTTAATGGAACTTTCAGCAATTGAATATTTAGCTTCAAAAGGTGGATATGAACTATTTTATGAATTCTTATCACTAACAAAACACAAAAGAATCAGAATTAAATGTTTTTTACCAAAAGATGAATATATAGACTCTTTAACTCCATTTTTCGCTTCAGCAAATTGGAGCGAGCGAGAAATGTATGACATGTTAGGAGTAAAAGTAACAGGACACCCTAATATGAAAAGAATTATTATGCCTGATGATTGGTATGACCATCCACTTAAAAAGACTTACCCACTTCAAGGTGATGAGGCAGCTTCATGGTATGAAGTTGACAAAATTTTTGGAAAAGAAGCAAGAGATATAATTGGACCTGAACAAAGAGATCCAGCTGCTATTGATAGATATGACACAACTAGATTTGCAAGACTTGGACATGAAGTTCCATTTAATACTGATATTTCACAATTTGAACCTGAGACTTCTATTTCTTATGAGGAAGAAGAAGGAAATACATTAGTAAAAAAATTAAAACCTGAAGAATCAGTAGTTTTAAAAAGAAGAAGGTAG
- a CDS encoding NADH-ubiquinone oxidoreductase subunit E family protein, with protein sequence MKRFDLRHLKNDFYDKMLELMDKQIAEGETAIIMFEIGDFENVQKSADVIYEAGYTLMNSIKFNEVDWTLVVKKVKPEPRELEEAEGSSDE encoded by the coding sequence ATGAAAAGATTTGATTTAAGACACTTAAAAAATGACTTCTACGACAAAATGTTAGAGTTAATGGATAAACAAATTGCTGAGGGTGAAACAGCAATTATTATGTTTGAGATTGGTGATTTTGAGAATGTTCAAAAAAGTGCTGATGTTATTTATGAAGCTGGTTATACTCTAATGAACTCTATAAAATTCAATGAAGTTGATTGGACTTTAGTAGTTAAAAAAGTAAAGCCAGAACCAAGAGAGCTTGAAGAAGCTGAAGGTAGTAGTGATGAATAA
- the nuoD gene encoding NADH dehydrogenase (quinone) subunit D — protein sequence MQQPNRLKPFFENINFEREDNTMTVNFGPQHPSAHGQLRLVLELQGEEVVKSRPMIGYLHRGMEKMAENMIYNEFLPTTDRMDYIAATSNNYGYALAIEQLLGIEAPRRAEVIRTMLLELNRITSHLFWLATHALDVGAMSMFLYCFREREYAIDLIEDYCGARLTHSAVRIGGVPLDLPSNWIEDCMSFLEVLEKELETYEGLLTENRIWKMRLENVGIITPQMAKDWGCSGIALRGSGIKWDLRKEMPYGLYPELDFDVPVSYTNDSYGRYKICIQEMRESSKILKQLVPMYEESDTQLMAHAPNYISAPKEQIMTQNYSLMQHFVLVTQGMRPPVGEVYVATESPKGELGYFVCSDGSPYAYRMKIRTPSFQHTAILEELLVGLQLADVVTIIGNLNIVFGEIDR from the coding sequence ATGCAACAACCAAATAGATTAAAACCTTTTTTTGAAAATATTAACTTCGAGCGTGAAGATAATACAATGACTGTGAACTTTGGGCCTCAGCACCCATCAGCTCATGGTCAGTTAAGATTAGTATTAGAACTTCAAGGTGAAGAAGTAGTTAAATCAAGACCAATGATTGGATACCTTCATAGAGGTATGGAAAAAATGGCTGAGAATATGATTTATAATGAATTCTTACCAACTACAGATAGAATGGATTATATTGCAGCAACTTCAAATAATTATGGATATGCTTTAGCTATTGAGCAACTTCTTGGAATTGAAGCACCTAGAAGAGCTGAAGTTATTAGAACTATGTTATTAGAATTAAATAGAATCACTTCTCATCTTTTCTGGCTAGCAACTCACGCACTTGATGTTGGTGCCATGTCTATGTTTCTTTACTGTTTTAGAGAAAGAGAATATGCAATAGATTTAATCGAAGATTATTGTGGTGCTAGACTTACTCACAGTGCAGTTAGAATTGGTGGAGTTCCATTAGATTTACCATCAAATTGGATCGAAGACTGCATGAGTTTCTTAGAAGTTTTAGAAAAAGAGTTAGAGACTTATGAAGGTTTATTAACTGAAAATAGAATCTGGAAAATGAGACTTGAAAATGTAGGTATTATTACTCCACAAATGGCAAAAGATTGGGGATGTTCAGGAATTGCTTTAAGAGGAAGTGGTATTAAATGGGATTTAAGAAAAGAGATGCCTTATGGCTTATATCCAGAGCTTGACTTTGATGTTCCTGTTTCATATACAAATGATTCATATGGAAGATATAAAATTTGTATCCAAGAAATGAGAGAATCTTCGAAAATCTTAAAACAATTAGTACCAATGTATGAAGAGTCTGATACTCAACTTATGGCTCATGCACCAAATTATATCTCAGCTCCAAAAGAGCAAATAATGACTCAAAACTATTCACTTATGCAACACTTTGTTCTAGTAACTCAAGGTATGAGACCACCTGTTGGTGAAGTATATGTTGCAACTGAATCACCAAAGGGTGAATTAGGATACTTTGTATGTAGTGATGGAAGTCCTTATGCATATAGAATGAAAATTAGAACACCTTCTTTCCAACACACTGCTATTTTAGAAGAGTTATTAGTTGGATTACAATTAGCTGATGTTGTTACTATTATTGGTAACTTAAATATTGTATTTGGTGAAATTGATAGATAG
- a CDS encoding tetratricopeptide repeat protein, producing the protein MKKSLTSLLTTTVLATTVFTGCTNHKEALKVLPSELAIADDCRNQNKSFEYDCYDLIAYKNSFAQIRLGIIAQTKGNHTEAFQRYTIAQKKGNFYANALLADLYNKGEGVQKDKDKVIDLLKDVDEFDPIAAYKLAYYYLDKKDYTEAIELLEFAALNNVKKAQYELYKIYSEGTITKINLDRSKEWFKKYEDKSNSFISKIYGI; encoded by the coding sequence ATGAAGAAGTCCTTAACTTCACTTTTAACAACTACTGTTTTGGCTACAACTGTATTCACAGGTTGTACAAATCATAAAGAAGCATTAAAGGTTTTACCAAGTGAACTTGCCATTGCAGATGATTGTAGAAATCAAAATAAAAGTTTCGAGTACGACTGTTATGATTTAATCGCTTATAAAAATAGTTTTGCACAAATTAGACTAGGAATAATTGCACAAACTAAAGGTAACCACACTGAAGCTTTTCAAAGATACACAATAGCACAAAAAAAAGGGAATTTTTATGCTAATGCACTATTAGCTGATTTATACAATAAAGGTGAAGGTGTACAAAAAGATAAAGATAAAGTAATTGATTTATTAAAAGATGTCGATGAATTTGATCCAATTGCTGCATATAAATTAGCATATTATTACTTAGATAAAAAAGATTATACAGAGGCTATTGAATTACTAGAATTTGCTGCATTAAATAATGTAAAAAAAGCACAGTATGAACTTTATAAAATTTACAGTGAAGGAACTATCACAAAAATTAATTTAGATAGAAGTAAAGAGTGGTTTAAAAAATATGAAGATAAATCAAATAGTTTTATTTCTAAAATTTATGGTATTTAA
- a CDS encoding NuoB/complex I 20 kDa subunit family protein, producing MAQHKINYLQDNGAAVKLTTIDKIVNFGRSNSLWPMTYGLACCAIEMMATGASRYDFDRFGTIFRASPRQSDVLIIAGTLTKKHAEFMRRLYDQMPDPKWVISMGSCANTGGMFNTYATVQGADRIIPVDIYLPGCAPRPETLQYALMTLQKKIRKESIFRAHKKKRLV from the coding sequence ATGGCACAGCATAAAATAAATTATTTACAAGATAACGGTGCTGCTGTAAAATTAACAACAATTGATAAAATTGTTAATTTTGGTAGGTCAAACTCTTTATGGCCTATGACTTATGGATTAGCTTGTTGTGCAATCGAAATGATGGCAACTGGTGCTTCAAGATATGATTTTGATAGATTTGGAACTATTTTTAGAGCATCTCCTAGACAATCTGATGTTTTAATTATCGCTGGAACTTTAACTAAAAAGCATGCAGAGTTTATGAGAAGATTATACGATCAAATGCCTGATCCAAAGTGGGTTATCTCAATGGGTTCATGTGCAAATACAGGTGGTATGTTTAATACTTATGCAACTGTTCAAGGTGCTGATAGAATTATTCCTGTTGATATATATCTTCCAGGTTGTGCCCCAAGACCTGAAACACTTCAATATGCCCTAATGACACTACAAAAGAAAATTAGAAAAGAGTCTATCTTTAGAGCTCATAAGAAAAAGAGGCTAGTGTAA
- a CDS encoding NAD(P)H-quinone oxidoreductase subunit 3, translated as MTHMDFAHPYFGAFVMFVVTFSAFFATVWLSRYISRKIARLDTEKLKTTLYECGPEVTKQPNTISTQFYLIALLFILFDVEIIFMFPWAINFKLLGWFGFIEMLLFITLLSIGFLYAWKKGALEWHSIK; from the coding sequence ATGACACATATGGATTTTGCTCATCCTTATTTTGGTGCATTTGTAATGTTTGTTGTGACTTTTTCTGCTTTCTTTGCAACAGTTTGGTTGTCAAGGTACATTAGTAGAAAAATTGCAAGACTAGATACAGAAAAACTGAAAACTACGCTATATGAGTGTGGACCAGAGGTTACAAAACAACCAAATACGATATCTACGCAATTTTATTTAATTGCATTATTGTTTATTTTATTTGATGTGGAAATTATCTTCATGTTCCCTTGGGCTATAAACTTTAAACTTCTTGGATGGTTTGGTTTTATTGAAATGTTACTATTTATAACATTATTGTCTATTGGGTTTTTATACGCTTGGAAAAAAGGAGCGCTTGAATGGCACAGCATAAAATAA
- the nfo gene encoding deoxyribonuclease IV, which translates to MKYVGAHVSASGGVYNALINAREIGAKAFALFVKNQRQWTAKDFDTKTLDKWFEEFEKTGIEAKHILPHDSYLINLGHPEEEKREKSLNGFIHEIQRCETLKLDRLNFHPGSHLRKISEEECLDRIALSMNQAIDATNDIKLVIENTAGQGSNLGYKFEHLAYLIDKVEDKSRVGVCIDTCHMFTAGYDIRTKEAYDKTWKEFDDIVGREYLMGMHINDSKPELGSRVDRHDSLGVGKIGWDAFKFIMNDDRMDDIPLVLETIDETIWPEEIKALYDLIEK; encoded by the coding sequence ATGAAATATGTTGGAGCTCATGTAAGTGCAAGTGGTGGAGTATATAATGCTCTAATAAATGCAAGAGAAATAGGGGCAAAAGCTTTTGCTTTATTTGTAAAGAATCAAAGACAGTGGACTGCAAAAGATTTTGACACTAAAACTTTAGATAAATGGTTTGAAGAGTTTGAAAAAACGGGTATTGAAGCAAAACATATTTTGCCTCATGATTCATATTTAATCAATCTTGGTCATCCAGAAGAAGAGAAAAGAGAAAAGTCTTTAAATGGTTTTATTCATGAGATACAAAGATGTGAGACTTTAAAACTTGATAGATTAAATTTTCATCCAGGTAGTCATTTAAGAAAAATAAGTGAAGAAGAGTGTTTAGATAGAATTGCTTTATCAATGAATCAAGCAATTGATGCAACAAATGACATAAAATTAGTAATTGAAAACACAGCAGGTCAAGGAAGTAACTTAGGATACAAATTTGAACATTTAGCATATTTAATTGATAAAGTTGAAGATAAATCAAGAGTTGGTGTTTGTATTGATACTTGTCATATGTTTACAGCTGGTTATGATATTAGAACAAAAGAGGCTTACGATAAAACTTGGAAAGAGTTTGATGATATTGTTGGTAGAGAGTATTTAATGGGTATGCACATAAATGACTCAAAACCAGAACTTGGAAGTAGAGTAGATAGACATGATTCTTTAGGTGTTGGAAAAATTGGTTGGGATGCATTTAAATTTATTATGAATGATGATAGAATGGATGATATTCCATTAGTTTTAGAAACTATAGATGAAACAATTTGGCCTGAGGAGATTAAGGCTTTATATGATTTAATTGAAAAGTAA
- a CDS encoding ATP-binding protein: protein MKEVIDFINSQDIEKTNFFAQLKCSVEEAKILQFMTKEYVSGRDTLGIIEILNEFYNIKEFEHLEKLDLIKSLLEFGWLVQVSFDQIKLSEVSKLELINSSVSLSSSYLKMLESGANDFVLPEIKNYSDHLEYLQDQFFRIDLAQQLNIVRKNFDVNSPSSNRLKSKLVLLENRIKERVKVTSNSIMLVDFFKDNDLNDQEQTLFLALLKEEYSGGDGSMRDMNALIELISNDDYEKIKYRSLLEESSPLVSKGLVDYDEVLTPFGGINRNFYIPDEVLYKISHPTKKKTNMGKIKLDTIIKDQEMFELISTNKTLDDVVLNDKTKETLNALLKQVDKNVVNRLKQWGIKDKKKGIEAKIIFYGVAGTGKTLTALALAKSLKKEVLSFDCSKILSMYIGESEKNVRNIFDKYYELRSETKSDPVLLLNEADQFLSARSAGGMSSSDKMHNQMQNIFLEQIERFDGILIATTNLLENLDKAFSRRFNYKIEFIKPNKTQRIKLWEKLLPSTLPLSDDFELEELAKYELTGGQIELVIKNTAYKIAVSDEPIFKVEDFKEQITKEQKGQFDGETKVGFF, encoded by the coding sequence ATGAAAGAAGTTATTGATTTTATCAATTCACAAGATATAGAAAAAACAAACTTTTTTGCACAATTAAAGTGTAGTGTGGAAGAAGCAAAAATATTACAGTTTATGACAAAAGAGTATGTATCAGGTAGAGATACATTAGGAATTATTGAAATATTAAATGAATTTTACAATATAAAAGAGTTTGAACATTTAGAAAAACTAGATTTAATAAAATCTCTTTTAGAGTTTGGTTGGTTAGTTCAAGTATCTTTTGACCAAATTAAGTTAAGTGAAGTCTCAAAATTAGAACTAATCAATTCTAGTGTCTCTTTATCTAGTTCATATTTAAAGATGCTAGAAAGTGGAGCAAATGATTTTGTTCTTCCTGAAATTAAAAATTATAGTGACCACTTAGAATATTTACAAGACCAGTTTTTTAGAATTGATTTAGCTCAACAGTTAAATATTGTTAGAAAAAATTTTGATGTAAATAGCCCTAGTTCAAATAGGTTAAAATCAAAGTTAGTATTATTAGAAAATAGAATTAAAGAGAGAGTTAAAGTAACCAGTAATTCTATTATGTTAGTTGATTTTTTTAAAGACAATGATTTAAACGACCAAGAACAGACTCTATTTTTAGCTCTTTTAAAAGAGGAGTATTCAGGAGGAGATGGTTCAATGAGAGATATGAATGCTTTAATTGAACTAATTTCAAATGATGATTATGAAAAAATCAAATATAGAAGTTTACTTGAAGAGAGTTCACCTTTAGTATCAAAAGGTTTAGTTGATTATGATGAAGTATTAACTCCTTTTGGTGGAATTAATAGAAATTTTTATATCCCTGATGAGGTCTTATATAAAATTTCTCACCCAACTAAGAAAAAAACAAATATGGGTAAAATCAAGCTGGATACAATTATCAAAGACCAAGAGATGTTTGAATTAATCTCTACAAATAAAACACTTGATGATGTTGTACTAAATGATAAAACAAAAGAGACTTTAAATGCCTTATTAAAACAAGTTGATAAAAACGTTGTAAATAGATTAAAACAGTGGGGAATAAAAGATAAGAAAAAAGGAATTGAAGCTAAGATTATCTTTTATGGAGTAGCAGGGACTGGTAAAACATTAACAGCTCTTGCCCTTGCAAAATCACTTAAAAAAGAGGTCCTTAGTTTTGATTGTTCTAAAATCTTATCAATGTATATTGGTGAGAGTGAAAAGAATGTTAGAAATATTTTTGATAAGTATTATGAATTAAGAAGTGAAACAAAATCAGACCCTGTTTTACTTTTAAATGAAGCTGATCAATTTCTAAGTGCAAGATCAGCTGGAGGAATGAGTAGTAGTGATAAAATGCATAACCAAATGCAAAATATCTTTTTAGAACAAATTGAGAGATTTGACGGGATTTTAATAGCAACTACAAACTTATTAGAAAATCTTGATAAAGCATTTTCTAGAAGATTTAACTATAAAATTGAGTTTATTAAACCAAATAAAACTCAAAGAATAAAACTATGGGAAAAGTTATTACCTTCAACTTTACCTTTAAGTGATGATTTTGAATTAGAAGAGTTAGCAAAGTATGAACTAACAGGTGGTCAAATTGAACTTGTTATTAAAAATACAGCATATAAAATTGCTGTTAGTGATGAGCCTATTTTTAAAGTAGAAGATTTTAAAGAGCAAATTACTAAAGAACAAAAAGGTCAATTTGATGGTGAAACTAAAGTAGGGTTTTTCTAA
- the nuoI gene encoding NADH-quinone oxidoreductase subunit NuoI — protein sequence MGFNEFKNRNISEDYVTVQEDNYPKTSWEVFKQVISRSVKGELFVGLKITFGIMTRALFKGEMATVQYPKEKLPIGPRYRAVHKLLRLLESGEERCIGCGLCEKICIANCIRMETKIDENSRKVATQYTINMGRCIFCGYCAEVCPELAIVHGGRYENASEQRAHFSLKEDILTSADGLGAQLEFDGFGSVSKDADKKIKKTPLSY from the coding sequence ATGGGTTTTAATGAATTTAAAAATAGAAATATTTCTGAAGATTACGTAACAGTTCAAGAAGATAACTATCCTAAAACATCTTGGGAAGTTTTTAAACAAGTTATTTCTAGATCTGTTAAAGGTGAACTTTTTGTTGGTTTAAAAATTACATTTGGAATTATGACTAGAGCACTTTTCAAAGGTGAAATGGCAACTGTACAATATCCAAAAGAAAAACTTCCAATTGGTCCTAGATATAGAGCGGTACATAAACTTCTTAGACTTTTAGAATCAGGTGAAGAGAGATGTATTGGTTGTGGACTTTGTGAAAAGATATGTATTGCAAATTGTATTAGAATGGAGACTAAAATAGATGAAAATTCTAGAAAAGTTGCAACACAATATACAATCAATATGGGTAGATGTATTTTCTGTGGATATTGTGCTGAGGTTTGTCCTGAACTTGCAATTGTTCATGGTGGAAGATATGAAAATGCAAGTGAACAAAGAGCACATTTCTCACTAAAAGAAGATATCTTAACAAGTGCTGATGGCTTAGGTGCTCAATTAGAGTTTGATGGATTTGGTTCTGTTTCTAAAGATGCAGATAAAAAAATCAAAAAAACGCCATTATCATATTAG
- a CDS encoding NADH-quinone oxidoreductase subunit G, which produces MSEMITLTIDGKSVQAKEGETILNVARANDVFVPAVCYLTRCSPTLACRLCLVEADGKQVYGCNTKIKQDMEVTTVTENIAKERRAIMEVYDVNHPLQCGVCDQSGECELQNYSLYMKVDSQSYSIKDIHRPTQHWGVMNYDPGLCIVCERCVTVCKDMVGSNALSTVKRPSDAIDKTFKAEMPKDAYAMWNKLNKSLIGYDADACTNCGECIAACPVGALVSHDFQYTSNAWELKKIPAANPHSSDCAFMYYDVKHESIDNHETKKIYRVNSEPHYSTVNGAARFGYDFENKVQSKDFEAFKKAVEALSMARTIKFNSFITNEEALLLQKIADHRGARLVNEDARRYQKFLKDYSSTAGTTLYSSTLSDVLNTDFVISVGSYLKSDLPNARYAFNNPITINKGAGLYFHPVADPIMEKIGKKGKTTEFIYHDPMVEESILYFILYKFGNDLPQNIKTYLDSLTEKRVKTVTETIKEQVVEIVKDEETGEEKEVKKMVPKKVSTEVEYEYISLLEEFGKDESFIELIDSMLAKKERFSLIVGEDLITHPNAQNLAKLCGLIDRYTKFNVVIIPTQTNTLGVAQICKLSDEETGFTVGYNVAADVQISSLGDGDIDVPALNQQEGTFTNIDKKVIPTNAALPFKGYTLNDMANEILGCEVDYTIEYTKELPVEKGYRPIEFDDLPNEFGNDQVERRGYDLVSIDVDRTNQALEYKAEKISLAEDETIIYRANPINQFNEFTAIAHEFKDKLQDGIFFSKKSFEALGLAEGDKVKVEANGVTLELNAYCDIQIDGDIPYISTFMKNSPSNALFNTYRFNKAKVTKA; this is translated from the coding sequence ATGAGTGAAATGATTACACTTACAATTGATGGTAAATCAGTTCAAGCTAAAGAGGGTGAAACTATCTTAAATGTAGCAAGAGCAAATGATGTTTTTGTTCCCGCTGTTTGTTATTTAACAAGATGTTCTCCAACATTAGCCTGTAGATTGTGTTTAGTTGAAGCTGATGGTAAACAAGTATATGGCTGTAATACTAAAATAAAACAAGATATGGAAGTTACAACTGTAACTGAAAATATTGCAAAAGAGAGACGTGCAATAATGGAAGTTTACGATGTAAACCACCCATTACAGTGTGGAGTTTGTGACCAAAGTGGTGAGTGTGAACTTCAAAACTACTCTTTATACATGAAAGTTGATTCTCAAAGTTATAGTATTAAAGATATTCATAGACCTACACAACACTGGGGGGTTATGAATTATGACCCAGGTTTATGTATCGTTTGTGAAAGATGTGTAACTGTATGTAAAGATATGGTTGGTTCAAATGCACTTTCAACTGTAAAAAGACCAAGTGATGCAATTGATAAAACATTTAAGGCTGAAATGCCAAAAGATGCATATGCTATGTGGAATAAACTTAATAAATCACTTATTGGTTATGATGCTGATGCCTGTACAAATTGTGGTGAATGTATTGCAGCCTGTCCTGTTGGAGCACTTGTAAGTCATGATTTCCAATATACTTCAAATGCATGGGAGTTAAAGAAAATCCCAGCAGCTAATCCTCATTCATCTGACTGTGCATTTATGTATTATGATGTAAAACATGAATCAATTGATAATCATGAAACTAAAAAAATCTACAGAGTAAATAGTGAACCACATTATTCAACTGTAAATGGTGCAGCAAGATTTGGATATGACTTTGAAAACAAAGTTCAAAGTAAAGATTTTGAAGCATTTAAAAAAGCAGTTGAAGCTTTAAGTATGGCTAGAACTATTAAGTTTAATTCATTTATTACAAATGAAGAAGCATTACTTTTACAAAAAATTGCAGACCATAGAGGCGCAAGATTAGTAAATGAAGATGCAAGAAGATATCAAAAATTCTTAAAAGATTATTCATCAACAGCTGGAACTACACTTTACTCTTCAACTTTAAGTGATGTATTAAATACTGATTTTGTGATTTCAGTTGGTTCATATTTAAAATCAGATTTACCAAATGCAAGATATGCTTTTAATAACCCAATTACTATTAATAAAGGTGCAGGTTTATACTTCCATCCAGTAGCTGATCCAATTATGGAAAAAATTGGTAAAAAAGGTAAAACTACTGAGTTTATTTACCATGATCCAATGGTAGAAGAATCAATTCTTTATTTCATACTATATAAGTTTGGAAATGATTTACCTCAAAATATCAAAACATATTTAGATTCATTAACTGAAAAAAGAGTTAAAACTGTAACTGAAACAATTAAAGAGCAAGTTGTTGAAATTGTAAAAGATGAAGAGACGGGTGAGGAAAAAGAAGTTAAGAAAATGGTTCCTAAAAAAGTTTCAACTGAAGTTGAATACGAATACATTTCACTACTTGAAGAGTTTGGGAAAGATGAATCATTTATTGAATTAATTGACTCAATGCTTGCTAAAAAAGAGAGATTTTCATTAATTGTAGGTGAAGATTTAATTACTCATCCAAATGCACAAAATTTAGCAAAACTATGTGGTTTAATTGATAGATATACAAAATTTAATGTAGTTATTATTCCAACTCAAACAAATACTTTAGGTGTAGCTCAAATCTGTAAACTTTCAGATGAAGAGACAGGATTTACAGTTGGATACAATGTAGCAGCTGATGTTCAAATTTCATCTTTAGGTGATGGGGATATTGATGTACCAGCTCTTAACCAACAAGAAGGAACTTTTACAAATATTGATAAAAAAGTAATTCCTACAAATGCGGCACTTCCTTTTAAAGGTTATACATTAAATGATATGGCAAATGAAATTTTAGGATGTGAAGTTGATTATACAATTGAGTATACAAAAGAGTTACCAGTTGAGAAAGGTTACAGACCAATTGAATTCGATGATTTACCAAATGAGTTTGGAAATGATCAAGTAGAAAGACGTGGCTATGATTTAGTTTCTATTGATGTAGATAGAACTAACCAAGCTTTAGAATATAAAGCAGAAAAAATATCTTTAGCTGAAGATGAAACTATTATTTATAGAGCAAATCCAATTAATCAATTTAATGAGTTTACTGCAATTGCCCATGAATTTAAAGATAAGTTACAAGATGGAATTTTCTTCTCTAAAAAATCTTTTGAAGCTTTAGGATTAGCAGAAGGTGATAAAGTAAAAGTAGAAGCAAACGGAGTAACTTTAGAGTTAAATGCTTACTGTGATATTCAAATTGATGGTGATATCCCTTATATATCAACATTTATGAAAAACTCTCCTTCAAATGCTTTATTTAATACTTACAGATTTAATAAAGCTAAAGTGACAAAGGCATAG